The Candidatus Binatia bacterium DNA segment TGCGGATCGCGCGCGACTGACCGGCCGGTGCCGCCGATTTCGAGCGACGCCCGACGGTCGACGCTAGTACCACGTCTTCCGCTTCGGATCCCAGTACAGCCACGCGCGCACGCCGCTGCGGTCGAAGGGCTTCCAGCCGCCCTCGGGCTGCGCCAGCCTGTCGGCGATCGCGTACCAGGTCAGCGGGTTGACGCCGATGCCGAAATGGCTCGCCTCGACCTCGATGTTCTCGTGCAGCGGCGTGACCTTCTCGACGCTGCATTGCCAGGCGACGATGCCGTCGGTGCGGCTGTAGATCGAGGTCGTCGGCACCGACGGCGGCGTGCGCAACGGCTCGTGGATCGCGGGCGCGCCGATGCGGTGCTCGGTGACCAGTTCGTACAGCCGCCAGGCGTTGGTCGCCTTCGGATGCCCGGTGAACGGCGTGCCCATCGTGATCACCGAGCGCACGTCGCCCGGGAGTTCCTTCGCGAACTCGCGCGCGTAGATGCCGCCGAGGCTCCAGCCGATCAGGCTCAGTTTGCGCTTGTGCCGCTTGCGGATCGCCTTGATCCGTTCGCGGCACGCGTCGAGCACGCCTGCGCGCGGGCCGCGGTTCGTACCCTGTTCCCAGCCGTAAGCGGCGTAGCCGCGGCCCTCGAGAAACCGGCGCAGCGGCCGCGTCGACGCGTCAGAGGCGAGCAACCCCGGAAACACCAGCACCGGATGGCCGTCGCCCTCGGGCGCGTTGGCGAGCAGCGGCTGCGCGAGCCGCGTATCGCCGATCCAGTTCGGGGCGACGAGGAGCAGGCGCATGGTGCCGCTAATGCCCCT contains these protein-coding regions:
- a CDS encoding alpha/beta hydrolase, with amino-acid sequence MRLLLVAPNWIGDTRLAQPLLANAPEGDGHPVLVFPGLLASDASTRPLRRFLEGRGYAAYGWEQGTNRGPRAGVLDACRERIKAIRKRHKRKLSLIGWSLGGIYAREFAKELPGDVRSVITMGTPFTGHPKATNAWRLYELVTEHRIGAPAIHEPLRTPPSVPTTSIYSRTDGIVAWQCSVEKVTPLHENIEVEASHFGIGVNPLTWYAIADRLAQPEGGWKPFDRSGVRAWLYWDPKRKTWY